The genomic window GGCCTACCTGTTCGCCTACGCGCTGCAACGCACGCTGATCCCGGCCAAGGGCCTGTGGCGCGGGATTTCCCTGCTGCCGCTGCTGGCGCCGTCGATGCTGCCGGGGATTGCGCTGATCTACCTGTTCGGCAACCAGGGCCTGCTGCGCCACTGGCTGCCCGACAACATCTACGGTTTCTGGGGCATCGTCCTGGGCGAGGCCATCTACACCTTCCCCCATGCACTGATGATCCTGCTGTCGGCGCTGTCGCTGGCCGATGCGCGCCTGTTCGACGCCGCCTCCAGCATGGGCGCCGGCCCGTGGAAGGCCTTTCGCAGCATCACCTGGCCGGCCTCGCGGCAGGGGGTGTTCGCCGCGTTCTGCCTGGTGTTTACCCTGACCATCACCGACTTCGGCGTGCCGGTGGTGGTGGGCGGCGATTACCAGGTGCTGGCGCTGGAAGCCTACAAGGCGGTGGTCGGCCAGCAGCAGTTCGGCCGGGGCGCGCAGATCGGCATGATCCTCCTGCTGCCGGCGCTGCTCAGCTTCGCCGTCGACACCTGGCTGCGTCGCCGCCAGGGCGACGCCATGAGCGGTCGTGCGCAGGTCTATCACCCCAAACCGTCGCGTCGCCGCGACGGCGCCTTCCTTGCCATCGTCGTGCTGATCAGCGCGGTACTGCTGGGCGTGCTGGGGATGGCCGTGTACTCCTCGCTGGTGAAGTTCTGGCCGTACAACCTCTCGCTGTCGCTGCACCACTACGATTTCGACACCACCGCCGGCGGCGGCTGGCTGGCCTACCGCAACAGCCTCACCCTGGCCGCGTGCACCGCGCTCATCGGCAGCGCGCTGATCTTCACCGGCGCCTACCTGATCGAGAAAACCCGCGAGCAGCGCTGGCTGAGCCAACTGCTGCGCATGCTGTGCTTCGTGCCGATGGCCGTGCCGGGCCTCGTGCTCGGCCTGGGCTACGTGTTCTTCTTCAACCTGCCGGGCAACCCGCTGCACGTGTTCTACGGCAGCATGGCGCTGCTGGTGGTGTGCACCATCGCCCATTACCTGACCACCGCGCAGATGACCGCCACCGCCGCGCTGCGCCAGCTCGACGGCGAGTTCGAGGCGGCCGCGCTGTCGCTGAAGATGCCGCTGTGGCGCCACTACCTGCGCGTCACCGTGCCCATCTGCCTGCCGGCGCTGCTGGACATCACCCGCTACCTGTTCGTCTCGGCGATGACCACGGTGTCCGCGGCGATCTTCCTCTACACCCCGGACACCCTCCTGGCCGCCGTCGCCGTGTTGAACATGGACGACTCCGGCAACGTCGGCGGCGCGGCCGCCATGTCCACCCTGATCCTGCTCACCTCCGCCGCGGTGTCGCTGCTGCTGGCCGGCGCCTCCCGCGGCCTGCTGCGCCGCTCCCAGGCCTGGAGGAGGGGCGCGAACCCGTAACACCGCTGGACGCTGTCGCCCGGTGCTTGCGTGCCGGGCTCAACCCCTGACAACCCCGCCCCGCGCGGGAGACCCACACTGCCAAGGAGCTCCACATGTTCAAACGTCTTGCCCTCGCCGCCGCCGTGGTTGCCGGTTTCGTCGCACAGGTCCACGCCGCCGACACCGAGCTGACCGTCTACACCGCCCTGGAACCGGAACAGCTGACCGCCTACAAGCAGGCCTTCGAAGCCGAGAACCCGGATATCACGATCAAGTGGGTGCGCGACTCCACCGGCATCGTCACCGCCAAGCTGCTGGCCGAGAAGGATCGCCCGCAGGCCGACGCCGTCTGGGGCCTGGCCGCTTCCAGCCTGGCCATCCTCGATCAGCAGGGCATGCTGGAGAAGTACGCGCCCAAGCACCTGGACGCCATCGGCAAGAACTACCGCGATCCGGCCAACCCGCCGGCCTGGGTCGGCATGGACGTCTGGGCCGCGACCATCTGCTTCAACACCGTCGAGGCGCAGAAGCTGGGCCTGGAGAAGCCGGTGAGCTGGCAGGACCTGACCAAGCCCGAGTACAAGGGCAAGATCGTCATGCCCAACCCGGCGTCCTCCGGCACCGGCTTCCTCGACGTCTCCGCCTGGCTGCAAACCTTCGGCGAGAAGCAGGGCTGGGCCTACATGGACGCGCTGCACGAGAACATCGGCCAGTACGTCCACTCCGGCTCCAAGCCGTGCAAGCTGGCCGCCGCCGGCGAATTCCCGATCGGCATCTCCTTCGAGTACCCGGCCGTGCAGCTCAAGCGCCAGGGCGCACCGCTGGACATCGTCCTGCCCAAGGAAGGCCTGGGCTGGGAAATCGAGGCCACCGGCATCGTCAAGGGCACCCAGCACGAAGCCGCGGCGAAGAAACTCGCCGACTTCTCCGCCAGCCCCAAGGCCATGGAGCTGTACAAGGAAAACTTCGCCGTGCTGGCGCAGCCGGGCATCGCCAAGCCGCAGACCGAACTGCCGGCCGACTACGAGCAGCGCCTGATCAAGAACGACTTCGCCTGGGCCTCGAAGAACCGCGACGAGATCCTCGCCGAATGGCGCAAGCGCTATGACGGCAAGTCGGAGAAGGTCGCGCAGAAGTAAGGCTCGGCTGAAGTTCGTCTGTGGTTCGGCGCTGGCGGCCCCCTCTCCCCAACCCTCTCCCTGAAGGGAGAGGGGGCTGCTCGGCGTGTTGGTTCGAGGTGGGTGAAGTCCTGTTGGCCAGCGAAGCGTGACAGGGCGGCGCGACCGACGTGTCATTTGCTTGCTGACCCAGGCAGCGGGTTGCTGAAGGCAGTTGCCTGAATGCCCCGACGTCGCGGGATGAACCCGGAATTCTTCTCGGCAGAGGAGGGCCCCCTCTCCCTTCAGGGAGAGGGTTGGGGAGAGGGGCTCTTCACCACGCAGGACATCCACCATGACCCACACCCACTGCGACGTCGCCATCGTCGGCGCCGGCATCCTCGGCCTCTCCCACGCCTACGCCGCCGCCCGCCGCGGCCTCTCCGTGCGCGTCTTCGAGCGCACCGCCACGCCCCTGGGCGCCTCGGTGCGCAACTTCGGCCAGGCGCTGGTCACCGGCCAGCCGCCGGGCGTGATGTCGGACCTGGCCCGTGCCAGCCGGCCGATCTGGGCGCACTGGGCGCAGGGCGCCGGGTTCTCCCTGCGGCGCAACGGCTCGCTGCTGTTCGCCCGCAGCGAAGCCGAGGAGCGCCTGCTCGAAGCCTTCTGCGCCGGCCGTGCCAAAGCGCTGGATTACCGCGTAGGCCTGCTGCGCGGCAGCGAACTGAACGACCTCTACCAGGGGCAGTTCCGCCACCACCGCGCCGCGCTGGTGGGCTTCGACGACCAGCAGCTGTATTCCCGCGAGGCGCTGCCGAGCCTGATCGACCACCTGCGCCGCGAGCACGGCGTGGCGTTCCATTTCTCCACCTTGGTGCGCGATGTCGACATCGGCGTGCTGCGCACCACCGCGGGGACCTTCACCGCCGGGCAGGTGATCGTCTGCTCTGGCCACGACTACCAGACGTTGCTGGCCGAGGTCATCGCGCCGCTGGAGCCGCAGGTGTGTCGCCTGCAGATGCTGCGCGCCCGTCCGCAGGTCGATGTCGGCCTTGCCCATTCGATTCTCACCGGCCTGAGCTGTGTGCACTACGGCGCCTTCTCCGACCTGCCCGAGGCCGAGGCGGTGCGCGAGCAGATCCGCCGCGAGACGCCGGAGCTGGAGGCGCAGGGCATCCACCTGCTGGTCAGCCCCACGCCCCATGGCGAGCTGATCATCGGTGACTCCCACCACTACGGCAGCGACGCCGCGCCGTTCAACGCCGAATTCGTCGACCGGCTGATGCTGGAACTGGCCGAGGACACGCTGGGCATGCGCGTGGAGGTGGTCGAGCGCTGGCAGGGCGTCTATGGCGCGCGCGGGCCGGGGCCGTTCTCGGTGCTGCAGGCCGCCGACGGCGTCACCGCCGTGCTGATGCACACCGGCGTTGGCATGAGCATCGGCCCGGCGCTGGGAGAGCGCACGGTCGCCGCGCTGTTCGGCTGACACCTGGCTGTCATGGGAAGGTCATGGGCTTCTGATAACACCGGAGGGCGGGCCTGACCTGCTCTTCGTAGGAGCGAGCTTGCTCGCGAACAGTCCGTGCCGTGCGGGTTCGCGAGCAAGCTCACCCCTACAGGCGCGCCCCACTTGCGTGCGCAGAAAACCATGAACCACAGCATCGTCCAGAGCCACCAGGACTCCGACCTGTTCGGCCTGCTCTACGGCTTCAGCTTTCGTCCGGACCAGCCCGGTCTGGAGATCGATTCGCCCACCGCCCTGCAGCGCCTGCGGCAGCCGCGCGCGGCGGACGAGTTCCTCTGGCTGCACCTGAACCTGGCGCACGCGGCGTGCGAGCGCTGGATGAAGTCGCACCTGGAACTGCCCGACTACTTCTTCGAAACCCTGCGCGAAGGTTCGCGCTCCACGCGCATCGAGCATGTGGACGACGCGCTGCTGGCGGTGGTCAACGACGTGGTCTTCGACTTCGGCAGCCGCATGTCCTCGGACGTCGCCACCCTCTGGGTGTGCGCCCGCGGCCGCCTGCTGGTCACCGCCCGCGCGCAGCCGCTGCGCTCGGTGGATACGCTGCGCTCGTCGGTGAAGCGCGGCGAGTGTTTCAATTCGCCGCTGGAGCTGCTGGTGCACCTGCTGCGCGACCAGGGCGATATCCTCACCCGCATCGTCCGCGAGACCAGCCTGAGCGTGGACCGCATCGAGGACCAGTTGCTGTCCTCGCGCCTCGCCACCAGTCGCGCCGACCTGGGCGCCATGCGCCGCGTACTGGTGCGCCTGCAACGC from Pseudomonas sp. GCEP-101 includes these protein-coding regions:
- a CDS encoding transporter, which gives rise to MNHSIVQSHQDSDLFGLLYGFSFRPDQPGLEIDSPTALQRLRQPRAADEFLWLHLNLAHAACERWMKSHLELPDYFFETLREGSRSTRIEHVDDALLAVVNDVVFDFGSRMSSDVATLWVCARGRLLVTARAQPLRSVDTLRSSVKRGECFNSPLELLVHLLRDQGDILTRIVRETSLSVDRIEDQLLSSRLATSRADLGAMRRVLVRLQRLLALEPGSLMRLLNRPPVWLTEDDVRVLREATEEFSLVINDLTALGERIKLLQEEIAAKINEQSNRTLFTLTVVTVLALPINIIAGFFGMNVGGIPFANDPEGFWILVVLVASFTGLAGRWAFRKRDDY
- a CDS encoding putative 2-aminoethylphosphonate ABC transporter substrate-binding protein, encoding MFKRLALAAAVVAGFVAQVHAADTELTVYTALEPEQLTAYKQAFEAENPDITIKWVRDSTGIVTAKLLAEKDRPQADAVWGLAASSLAILDQQGMLEKYAPKHLDAIGKNYRDPANPPAWVGMDVWAATICFNTVEAQKLGLEKPVSWQDLTKPEYKGKIVMPNPASSGTGFLDVSAWLQTFGEKQGWAYMDALHENIGQYVHSGSKPCKLAAAGEFPIGISFEYPAVQLKRQGAPLDIVLPKEGLGWEIEATGIVKGTQHEAAAKKLADFSASPKAMELYKENFAVLAQPGIAKPQTELPADYEQRLIKNDFAWASKNRDEILAEWRKRYDGKSEKVAQK
- a CDS encoding putative 2-aminoethylphosphonate ABC transporter permease subunit; this translates as MDAVVKHSPALSAGKIRGDLGDRLFVRGGKYLLLVLLTLAVLMPLLAIFWRGFSGEAGQGGGLAAMGELLRSDNFHWLLGNSLKVSLSVACIVVPAAYLFAYALQRTLIPAKGLWRGISLLPLLAPSMLPGIALIYLFGNQGLLRHWLPDNIYGFWGIVLGEAIYTFPHALMILLSALSLADARLFDAASSMGAGPWKAFRSITWPASRQGVFAAFCLVFTLTITDFGVPVVVGGDYQVLALEAYKAVVGQQQFGRGAQIGMILLLPALLSFAVDTWLRRRQGDAMSGRAQVYHPKPSRRRDGAFLAIVVLISAVLLGVLGMAVYSSLVKFWPYNLSLSLHHYDFDTTAGGGWLAYRNSLTLAACTALIGSALIFTGAYLIEKTREQRWLSQLLRMLCFVPMAVPGLVLGLGYVFFFNLPGNPLHVFYGSMALLVVCTIAHYLTTAQMTATAALRQLDGEFEAAALSLKMPLWRHYLRVTVPICLPALLDITRYLFVSAMTTVSAAIFLYTPDTLLAAVAVLNMDDSGNVGGAAAMSTLILLTSAAVSLLLAGASRGLLRRSQAWRRGANP
- a CDS encoding TIGR03364 family FAD-dependent oxidoreductase; translated protein: MTHTHCDVAIVGAGILGLSHAYAAARRGLSVRVFERTATPLGASVRNFGQALVTGQPPGVMSDLARASRPIWAHWAQGAGFSLRRNGSLLFARSEAEERLLEAFCAGRAKALDYRVGLLRGSELNDLYQGQFRHHRAALVGFDDQQLYSREALPSLIDHLRREHGVAFHFSTLVRDVDIGVLRTTAGTFTAGQVIVCSGHDYQTLLAEVIAPLEPQVCRLQMLRARPQVDVGLAHSILTGLSCVHYGAFSDLPEAEAVREQIRRETPELEAQGIHLLVSPTPHGELIIGDSHHYGSDAAPFNAEFVDRLMLELAEDTLGMRVEVVERWQGVYGARGPGPFSVLQAADGVTAVLMHTGVGMSIGPALGERTVAALFG